In one window of Erinaceus europaeus chromosome 17, mEriEur2.1, whole genome shotgun sequence DNA:
- the LRRC56 gene encoding leucine-rich repeat-containing protein 56 isoform X6: MSDPCWEKAAACRRLENGPGQSRRPGTASVRVWELSGQGQRNPCPQSRDPGDHRGDHGESLLEECLSPTRLALARGDDLALVRTLEMTVDTRENSLGSFALHLPSLRELKLNGSRLGSVRDLGTSLGRLQVLWVARCGLRDLDGIGSLPALKELYASYNDIAELSPLCQLEALEALDLEGNSVEDLGQVQYLRLCPRLAALTLDGNPVSLQPGPAHQCGASLPPPQGPGDCSYRVELRRLLPQLRVLDDVPAAHTGCPGPLELGRDRLLVKEAIKACGLDGHYAGLDAPRGAPLQRPAPPPSPLEPQSWAPWLWPLSQGLHSKDQVAEDDTSNLTHGASRVLCGNPTRGLWERRQQSQARVSREPSPHWPEALTSVSTGDLDPAVGPELPAGTPLPALREPCLGQVHPTPLSAGPARYPGSQQPGASVLQSPRRGPKEKETARATTSPSPPRLTPEPSGTPSCALTPSPPRLPMPPGLGSSSRGPLQLQFRGRRLRALGSLGPGLGQGLAAVATLRALALGSDPEPGPDPAARPPGLGCMPHLNPITPAHR; encoded by the exons ATGTCTGACCCGTGCTGGGAGAAGGCtgctgcctgcag GAGGCTTGAGAATGGCCCGGGGCAGAGCCGGAGGCCAGGCACGGCCAGCGTGCGTGTGTGGGAGCTGAGTGGGCAGGGCCAGCGCAACCCCTGCCCACAGAGCAGGGATCCAGGCGACCATAGGGGTGACCACGGGGAGTCGCTGCTAGAGGAGTGCCTGTCACCTACTCGGCTG GCCCTGGCCCGGGGGGATGACCTGGCACTGGTGCGCACGCTGGAGATGACAGTGGACACTCGAGAGAACAGCCTGGGTAGCTTCG CCCTGCACCTGCCCAGCCTCAGGGAGCTGAAGCTTAACGGCAGCCGCCTGGGTTCCGTGCG GGACCTGGGCACCTCCCTGGGCCGCCTGCAGGTGCTGTGGGTGGCCCGCTGCGGCCTGCGGGACTTGGATGGCATCGGCTCCCTGCCGGCCCTgaag GAGCTGTACGCCTCGTACAACGACATCGCAGAGCTGAGCCCGCTGTGCCAGCTGGAGGCGCTGGAGGCCCTGGACTTGGAGGGCAACAGCGTGGAGGACCTGGGCCAGGTGCAGTACCTGCGGCTGTGCCCCCGGCTGGCTGCGCTCACGCTGGACGGCAACCCCGTGAGCCTGCAGCCCGGCCCCGCCCACCAG TGCGGGGCCTCCCTGCCTCCGCCGCAGGGACCCGGGGACTGCAGCTACCGGGTGGAGCTGCGGAGGCTGCTGCCACAGCTGCGGGTCCTGGACGACGTGCCGGCCGCCCACACCGGCTGCCCAGGACCCCTGGAGCTGGGCCGGGACCGGCTGCTGGTGAAGGAGGCCATCAAGGCGTGTGGTCTGGACGGCCACTACGCAGGGCTAG ATGCACCCCGTGGAGCCCCCCTTCAGAGACCTGCACCTCCACCGTCCCCACTGGAGCCCCAGTCTTGGGCACCCTGGCTCTGGCCCCTGTCCCAGGGCCTGCATTCCAAGGACCAAGTGGCAGAGGATGACACCAGCAACCTCACCCACG GCGCCAGCCGAGTCCTCTGCGGAAACCCCACCAGAGGCCTGTGGGAGCGGAGACAGCAGAGCCAG GCCCGGGTGTCTCGGGAGCCGTCCCCACACTGGCCGGAAGCTCTGACCAGCGTGTCCACCGGGGACCTTGACCCTGCTGTTGGCCCTGAGCTGCCTGCTGGGACCCCACTTCCAGCCCTGAGAGAGCCGTGCCTGGGGCAGGTGCACCCCACCCCCCTGTCTGCAGGTCCCGCCAG GTATCCGGGGTCTCAGCAGCCAGGGGCTTCAGTGCTACAGAGCCCAAGGAGGGGCCCCAAAGAGAAGGAAACGGCTCGGGCCACgacctcccccagccccccgaGGCTGACCCCAG AGCCTTCCGGGACCCCGAGCTGTGCTCTGACGCCCTCACCTCCCAGGCTCCCCATGCCACCTGGTTTGGGCAGCTCCTCGCGGGGCCCCCTGCAGCTGCAGTTCCGGGGTCGCCGGCTCAGAGCCCTGGGTAGCCTGGGGCCCGGCCTGGGCCAGGGGCTGGCTGCAGTAGCCACTCTGAGAGCCCTGGCACTGGGGTCAGATCCGGAGCCCGGCCCCGACCCAGCGGCCAGACCCCCAGGGCTGGGGTGCATGCCACACCTGAACCCCATCACTCCAGCCCACCGCTAG
- the LRRC56 gene encoding leucine-rich repeat-containing protein 56 isoform X7 yields the protein MSDPCWEKAAACRRLENGPGQSRRPGTASVRVWELSGQGQRNPCPQSRDPGDHRGDHGESLLEECLSPTRLQALARGDDLALVRTLEMTVDTRENSLGSFALHLPSLRELKLNGSRLGSVRDLGTSLGRLQVLWVARCGLRDLDGIGSLPALKELYASYNDIAELSPLCQLEALEALDLEGNSVEDLGQVQYLRLCPRLAALTLDGNPVSLQPGPAHQGPGDCSYRVELRRLLPQLRVLDDVPAAHTGCPGPLELGRDRLLVKEAIKACGLDGHYAGLDAPRGAPLQRPAPPPSPLEPQSWAPWLWPLSQGLHSKDQVAEDDTSNLTHGASRVLCGNPTRGLWERRQQSQARVSREPSPHWPEALTSVSTGDLDPAVGPELPAGTPLPALREPCLGQVHPTPLSAGPARYPGSQQPGASVLQSPRRGPKEKETARATTSPSPPRLTPEPSGTPSCALTPSPPRLPMPPGLGSSSRGPLQLQFRGRRLRALGSLGPGLGQGLAAVATLRALALGSDPEPGPDPAARPPGLGCMPHLNPITPAHR from the exons ATGTCTGACCCGTGCTGGGAGAAGGCtgctgcctgcag GAGGCTTGAGAATGGCCCGGGGCAGAGCCGGAGGCCAGGCACGGCCAGCGTGCGTGTGTGGGAGCTGAGTGGGCAGGGCCAGCGCAACCCCTGCCCACAGAGCAGGGATCCAGGCGACCATAGGGGTGACCACGGGGAGTCGCTGCTAGAGGAGTGCCTGTCACCTACTCGGCTG CAGGCCCTGGCCCGGGGGGATGACCTGGCACTGGTGCGCACGCTGGAGATGACAGTGGACACTCGAGAGAACAGCCTGGGTAGCTTCG CCCTGCACCTGCCCAGCCTCAGGGAGCTGAAGCTTAACGGCAGCCGCCTGGGTTCCGTGCG GGACCTGGGCACCTCCCTGGGCCGCCTGCAGGTGCTGTGGGTGGCCCGCTGCGGCCTGCGGGACTTGGATGGCATCGGCTCCCTGCCGGCCCTgaag GAGCTGTACGCCTCGTACAACGACATCGCAGAGCTGAGCCCGCTGTGCCAGCTGGAGGCGCTGGAGGCCCTGGACTTGGAGGGCAACAGCGTGGAGGACCTGGGCCAGGTGCAGTACCTGCGGCTGTGCCCCCGGCTGGCTGCGCTCACGCTGGACGGCAACCCCGTGAGCCTGCAGCCCGGCCCCGCCCACCAG GGACCCGGGGACTGCAGCTACCGGGTGGAGCTGCGGAGGCTGCTGCCACAGCTGCGGGTCCTGGACGACGTGCCGGCCGCCCACACCGGCTGCCCAGGACCCCTGGAGCTGGGCCGGGACCGGCTGCTGGTGAAGGAGGCCATCAAGGCGTGTGGTCTGGACGGCCACTACGCAGGGCTAG ATGCACCCCGTGGAGCCCCCCTTCAGAGACCTGCACCTCCACCGTCCCCACTGGAGCCCCAGTCTTGGGCACCCTGGCTCTGGCCCCTGTCCCAGGGCCTGCATTCCAAGGACCAAGTGGCAGAGGATGACACCAGCAACCTCACCCACG GCGCCAGCCGAGTCCTCTGCGGAAACCCCACCAGAGGCCTGTGGGAGCGGAGACAGCAGAGCCAG GCCCGGGTGTCTCGGGAGCCGTCCCCACACTGGCCGGAAGCTCTGACCAGCGTGTCCACCGGGGACCTTGACCCTGCTGTTGGCCCTGAGCTGCCTGCTGGGACCCCACTTCCAGCCCTGAGAGAGCCGTGCCTGGGGCAGGTGCACCCCACCCCCCTGTCTGCAGGTCCCGCCAG GTATCCGGGGTCTCAGCAGCCAGGGGCTTCAGTGCTACAGAGCCCAAGGAGGGGCCCCAAAGAGAAGGAAACGGCTCGGGCCACgacctcccccagccccccgaGGCTGACCCCAG AGCCTTCCGGGACCCCGAGCTGTGCTCTGACGCCCTCACCTCCCAGGCTCCCCATGCCACCTGGTTTGGGCAGCTCCTCGCGGGGCCCCCTGCAGCTGCAGTTCCGGGGTCGCCGGCTCAGAGCCCTGGGTAGCCTGGGGCCCGGCCTGGGCCAGGGGCTGGCTGCAGTAGCCACTCTGAGAGCCCTGGCACTGGGGTCAGATCCGGAGCCCGGCCCCGACCCAGCGGCCAGACCCCCAGGGCTGGGGTGCATGCCACACCTGAACCCCATCACTCCAGCCCACCGCTAG
- the LRRC56 gene encoding leucine-rich repeat-containing protein 56 isoform X4, which yields MSDPCWEKAAACRRLENGPGQSRRPGTASVRVWELSGQGQRNPCPQSRDPGDHRGDHGESLLEECLSPTRLIWGFTDTPRPSRPCQALSLVCGGTWQALARGDDLALVRTLEMTVDTRENSLGSFALHLPSLRELKLNGSRLGSVRDLGTSLGRLQVLWVARCGLRDLDGIGSLPALKELYASYNDIAELSPLCQLEALEALDLEGNSVEDLGQVQYLRLCPRLAALTLDGNPGPGDCSYRVELRRLLPQLRVLDDVPAAHTGCPGPLELGRDRLLVKEAIKACGLDGHYAGLDAPRGAPLQRPAPPPSPLEPQSWAPWLWPLSQGLHSKDQVAEDDTSNLTHGASRVLCGNPTRGLWERRQQSQARVSREPSPHWPEALTSVSTGDLDPAVGPELPAGTPLPALREPCLGQVHPTPLSAGPARYPGSQQPGASVLQSPRRGPKEKETARATTSPSPPRLTPEPSGTPSCALTPSPPRLPMPPGLGSSSRGPLQLQFRGRRLRALGSLGPGLGQGLAAVATLRALALGSDPEPGPDPAARPPGLGCMPHLNPITPAHR from the exons ATGTCTGACCCGTGCTGGGAGAAGGCtgctgcctgcag GAGGCTTGAGAATGGCCCGGGGCAGAGCCGGAGGCCAGGCACGGCCAGCGTGCGTGTGTGGGAGCTGAGTGGGCAGGGCCAGCGCAACCCCTGCCCACAGAGCAGGGATCCAGGCGACCATAGGGGTGACCACGGGGAGTCGCTGCTAGAGGAGTGCCTGTCACCTACTCGGCTG ATCTGGGGCTTCACTGACACTCCAAGACCAAGCAGGCCCTGCCAAGCCCTCTCTCTTGTGTGTGGGGGCACGTGG CAGGCCCTGGCCCGGGGGGATGACCTGGCACTGGTGCGCACGCTGGAGATGACAGTGGACACTCGAGAGAACAGCCTGGGTAGCTTCG CCCTGCACCTGCCCAGCCTCAGGGAGCTGAAGCTTAACGGCAGCCGCCTGGGTTCCGTGCG GGACCTGGGCACCTCCCTGGGCCGCCTGCAGGTGCTGTGGGTGGCCCGCTGCGGCCTGCGGGACTTGGATGGCATCGGCTCCCTGCCGGCCCTgaag GAGCTGTACGCCTCGTACAACGACATCGCAGAGCTGAGCCCGCTGTGCCAGCTGGAGGCGCTGGAGGCCCTGGACTTGGAGGGCAACAGCGTGGAGGACCTGGGCCAGGTGCAGTACCTGCGGCTGTGCCCCCGGCTGGCTGCGCTCACGCTGGACGGCAACCCC GGACCCGGGGACTGCAGCTACCGGGTGGAGCTGCGGAGGCTGCTGCCACAGCTGCGGGTCCTGGACGACGTGCCGGCCGCCCACACCGGCTGCCCAGGACCCCTGGAGCTGGGCCGGGACCGGCTGCTGGTGAAGGAGGCCATCAAGGCGTGTGGTCTGGACGGCCACTACGCAGGGCTAG ATGCACCCCGTGGAGCCCCCCTTCAGAGACCTGCACCTCCACCGTCCCCACTGGAGCCCCAGTCTTGGGCACCCTGGCTCTGGCCCCTGTCCCAGGGCCTGCATTCCAAGGACCAAGTGGCAGAGGATGACACCAGCAACCTCACCCACG GCGCCAGCCGAGTCCTCTGCGGAAACCCCACCAGAGGCCTGTGGGAGCGGAGACAGCAGAGCCAG GCCCGGGTGTCTCGGGAGCCGTCCCCACACTGGCCGGAAGCTCTGACCAGCGTGTCCACCGGGGACCTTGACCCTGCTGTTGGCCCTGAGCTGCCTGCTGGGACCCCACTTCCAGCCCTGAGAGAGCCGTGCCTGGGGCAGGTGCACCCCACCCCCCTGTCTGCAGGTCCCGCCAG GTATCCGGGGTCTCAGCAGCCAGGGGCTTCAGTGCTACAGAGCCCAAGGAGGGGCCCCAAAGAGAAGGAAACGGCTCGGGCCACgacctcccccagccccccgaGGCTGACCCCAG AGCCTTCCGGGACCCCGAGCTGTGCTCTGACGCCCTCACCTCCCAGGCTCCCCATGCCACCTGGTTTGGGCAGCTCCTCGCGGGGCCCCCTGCAGCTGCAGTTCCGGGGTCGCCGGCTCAGAGCCCTGGGTAGCCTGGGGCCCGGCCTGGGCCAGGGGCTGGCTGCAGTAGCCACTCTGAGAGCCCTGGCACTGGGGTCAGATCCGGAGCCCGGCCCCGACCCAGCGGCCAGACCCCCAGGGCTGGGGTGCATGCCACACCTGAACCCCATCACTCCAGCCCACCGCTAG
- the LRRC56 gene encoding leucine-rich repeat-containing protein 56 isoform X10, with protein sequence MALPTPGRWPPVPVGAESPRGPARTALARGDDLALVRTLEMTVDTRENSLGSFALHLPSLRELKLNGSRLGSVRDLGTSLGRLQVLWVARCGLRDLDGIGSLPALKELYASYNDIAELSPLCQLEALEALDLEGNSVEDLGQVQYLRLCPRLAALTLDGNPVSLQPGPAHQCGASLPPPQGPGDCSYRVELRRLLPQLRVLDDVPAAHTGCPGPLELGRDRLLVKEAIKACGLDGHYAGLDAPRGAPLQRPAPPPSPLEPQSWAPWLWPLSQGLHSKDQVAEDDTSNLTHGASRVLCGNPTRGLWERRQQSQARVSREPSPHWPEALTSVSTGDLDPAVGPELPAGTPLPALREPCLGQVHPTPLSAGPARYPGSQQPGASVLQSPRRGPKEKETARATTSPSPPRLTPEPSGTPSCALTPSPPRLPMPPGLGSSSRGPLQLQFRGRRLRALGSLGPGLGQGLAAVATLRALALGSDPEPGPDPAARPPGLGCMPHLNPITPAHR encoded by the exons ATGGCTCTTCCCACCCCTGGACGCTGGCCCCCGGTCCCTGTTGGAGCCGAGAGCCCCCGTGGGCCGGCCCGCACG GCCCTGGCCCGGGGGGATGACCTGGCACTGGTGCGCACGCTGGAGATGACAGTGGACACTCGAGAGAACAGCCTGGGTAGCTTCG CCCTGCACCTGCCCAGCCTCAGGGAGCTGAAGCTTAACGGCAGCCGCCTGGGTTCCGTGCG GGACCTGGGCACCTCCCTGGGCCGCCTGCAGGTGCTGTGGGTGGCCCGCTGCGGCCTGCGGGACTTGGATGGCATCGGCTCCCTGCCGGCCCTgaag GAGCTGTACGCCTCGTACAACGACATCGCAGAGCTGAGCCCGCTGTGCCAGCTGGAGGCGCTGGAGGCCCTGGACTTGGAGGGCAACAGCGTGGAGGACCTGGGCCAGGTGCAGTACCTGCGGCTGTGCCCCCGGCTGGCTGCGCTCACGCTGGACGGCAACCCCGTGAGCCTGCAGCCCGGCCCCGCCCACCAG TGCGGGGCCTCCCTGCCTCCGCCGCAGGGACCCGGGGACTGCAGCTACCGGGTGGAGCTGCGGAGGCTGCTGCCACAGCTGCGGGTCCTGGACGACGTGCCGGCCGCCCACACCGGCTGCCCAGGACCCCTGGAGCTGGGCCGGGACCGGCTGCTGGTGAAGGAGGCCATCAAGGCGTGTGGTCTGGACGGCCACTACGCAGGGCTAG ATGCACCCCGTGGAGCCCCCCTTCAGAGACCTGCACCTCCACCGTCCCCACTGGAGCCCCAGTCTTGGGCACCCTGGCTCTGGCCCCTGTCCCAGGGCCTGCATTCCAAGGACCAAGTGGCAGAGGATGACACCAGCAACCTCACCCACG GCGCCAGCCGAGTCCTCTGCGGAAACCCCACCAGAGGCCTGTGGGAGCGGAGACAGCAGAGCCAG GCCCGGGTGTCTCGGGAGCCGTCCCCACACTGGCCGGAAGCTCTGACCAGCGTGTCCACCGGGGACCTTGACCCTGCTGTTGGCCCTGAGCTGCCTGCTGGGACCCCACTTCCAGCCCTGAGAGAGCCGTGCCTGGGGCAGGTGCACCCCACCCCCCTGTCTGCAGGTCCCGCCAG GTATCCGGGGTCTCAGCAGCCAGGGGCTTCAGTGCTACAGAGCCCAAGGAGGGGCCCCAAAGAGAAGGAAACGGCTCGGGCCACgacctcccccagccccccgaGGCTGACCCCAG AGCCTTCCGGGACCCCGAGCTGTGCTCTGACGCCCTCACCTCCCAGGCTCCCCATGCCACCTGGTTTGGGCAGCTCCTCGCGGGGCCCCCTGCAGCTGCAGTTCCGGGGTCGCCGGCTCAGAGCCCTGGGTAGCCTGGGGCCCGGCCTGGGCCAGGGGCTGGCTGCAGTAGCCACTCTGAGAGCCCTGGCACTGGGGTCAGATCCGGAGCCCGGCCCCGACCCAGCGGCCAGACCCCCAGGGCTGGGGTGCATGCCACACCTGAACCCCATCACTCCAGCCCACCGCTAG
- the LRRC56 gene encoding leucine-rich repeat-containing protein 56 isoform X5 has product MSDPCWEKAAACRRLENGPGQSRRPGTASVRVWELSGQGQRNPCPQSRDPGDHRGDHGESLLEECLSPTRLQALARGDDLALVRTLEMTVDTRENSLGSFALHLPSLRELKLNGSRLGSVRDLGTSLGRLQVLWVARCGLRDLDGIGSLPALKELYASYNDIAELSPLCQLEALEALDLEGNSVEDLGQVQYLRLCPRLAALTLDGNPVSLQPGPAHQCGASLPPPQGPGDCSYRVELRRLLPQLRVLDDVPAAHTGCPGPLELGRDRLLVKEAIKACGLDGHYAGLDAPRGAPLQRPAPPPSPLEPQSWAPWLWPLSQGLHSKDQVAEDDTSNLTHGASRVLCGNPTRGLWERRQQSQARVSREPSPHWPEALTSVSTGDLDPAVGPELPAGTPLPALREPCLGQVHPTPLSAGPARYPGSQQPGASVLQSPRRGPKEKETARATTSPSPPRLTPEPSGTPSCALTPSPPRLPMPPGLGSSSRGPLQLQFRGRRLRALGSLGPGLGQGLAAVATLRALALGSDPEPGPDPAARPPGLGCMPHLNPITPAHR; this is encoded by the exons ATGTCTGACCCGTGCTGGGAGAAGGCtgctgcctgcag GAGGCTTGAGAATGGCCCGGGGCAGAGCCGGAGGCCAGGCACGGCCAGCGTGCGTGTGTGGGAGCTGAGTGGGCAGGGCCAGCGCAACCCCTGCCCACAGAGCAGGGATCCAGGCGACCATAGGGGTGACCACGGGGAGTCGCTGCTAGAGGAGTGCCTGTCACCTACTCGGCTG CAGGCCCTGGCCCGGGGGGATGACCTGGCACTGGTGCGCACGCTGGAGATGACAGTGGACACTCGAGAGAACAGCCTGGGTAGCTTCG CCCTGCACCTGCCCAGCCTCAGGGAGCTGAAGCTTAACGGCAGCCGCCTGGGTTCCGTGCG GGACCTGGGCACCTCCCTGGGCCGCCTGCAGGTGCTGTGGGTGGCCCGCTGCGGCCTGCGGGACTTGGATGGCATCGGCTCCCTGCCGGCCCTgaag GAGCTGTACGCCTCGTACAACGACATCGCAGAGCTGAGCCCGCTGTGCCAGCTGGAGGCGCTGGAGGCCCTGGACTTGGAGGGCAACAGCGTGGAGGACCTGGGCCAGGTGCAGTACCTGCGGCTGTGCCCCCGGCTGGCTGCGCTCACGCTGGACGGCAACCCCGTGAGCCTGCAGCCCGGCCCCGCCCACCAG TGCGGGGCCTCCCTGCCTCCGCCGCAGGGACCCGGGGACTGCAGCTACCGGGTGGAGCTGCGGAGGCTGCTGCCACAGCTGCGGGTCCTGGACGACGTGCCGGCCGCCCACACCGGCTGCCCAGGACCCCTGGAGCTGGGCCGGGACCGGCTGCTGGTGAAGGAGGCCATCAAGGCGTGTGGTCTGGACGGCCACTACGCAGGGCTAG ATGCACCCCGTGGAGCCCCCCTTCAGAGACCTGCACCTCCACCGTCCCCACTGGAGCCCCAGTCTTGGGCACCCTGGCTCTGGCCCCTGTCCCAGGGCCTGCATTCCAAGGACCAAGTGGCAGAGGATGACACCAGCAACCTCACCCACG GCGCCAGCCGAGTCCTCTGCGGAAACCCCACCAGAGGCCTGTGGGAGCGGAGACAGCAGAGCCAG GCCCGGGTGTCTCGGGAGCCGTCCCCACACTGGCCGGAAGCTCTGACCAGCGTGTCCACCGGGGACCTTGACCCTGCTGTTGGCCCTGAGCTGCCTGCTGGGACCCCACTTCCAGCCCTGAGAGAGCCGTGCCTGGGGCAGGTGCACCCCACCCCCCTGTCTGCAGGTCCCGCCAG GTATCCGGGGTCTCAGCAGCCAGGGGCTTCAGTGCTACAGAGCCCAAGGAGGGGCCCCAAAGAGAAGGAAACGGCTCGGGCCACgacctcccccagccccccgaGGCTGACCCCAG AGCCTTCCGGGACCCCGAGCTGTGCTCTGACGCCCTCACCTCCCAGGCTCCCCATGCCACCTGGTTTGGGCAGCTCCTCGCGGGGCCCCCTGCAGCTGCAGTTCCGGGGTCGCCGGCTCAGAGCCCTGGGTAGCCTGGGGCCCGGCCTGGGCCAGGGGCTGGCTGCAGTAGCCACTCTGAGAGCCCTGGCACTGGGGTCAGATCCGGAGCCCGGCCCCGACCCAGCGGCCAGACCCCCAGGGCTGGGGTGCATGCCACACCTGAACCCCATCACTCCAGCCCACCGCTAG